Proteins encoded in a region of the Pelobates fuscus isolate aPelFus1 chromosome 11, aPelFus1.pri, whole genome shotgun sequence genome:
- the SPEN gene encoding msx2-interacting protein isoform X2 gives MVRETRHLWVGNLPENVRDDKIIEHFKRYGRVESVKILPKRGSDGGVAAFVDFVDIKSAQKAHNAVNKMGDRDLRTDYNEPGTIPGVARALDDTVSITSRSREVSGFRGGSGGPTYGPPQSLHAREGRYERRVDGASETRERSYEHSAYGHHERGTGGFDRTRHYDQDYYRDTRERTLQHGIYYNSRRSPSRFDAHDPRYESRVREQFTLPSVVHRDIYRNDISREVRGRRPDRNYQHSRSRSPHSSQSRNQSPQRLASQASRPARSPSGSGSRSRSSSSDSLSSSSSTSSDSDSSSSSSDESPARSVQSAAVPAPPSQPLLSLDKDEPRKSFGIKVQNLPVRSTDTSLKDGLFHEFKKYGKVTSVQIHGVSEERYGLVFFRQQEDQEKALNASKAKLFFGMQIEVTAWVGPETESENEFRPLDERIDEFHPKATRTLFIGNLEKTTTHLELHNIFQRFGEIVDIDVKKVNGVPQYAFLQYCDIASVCKAIKKMDGEYLGNNRLKLGFGKSMPTNCVWIDGLSANVTDQYLTRHFCRYGPVVKVVFDRFKGMALVLYNEIEYAQAAVKETKGRKIGGNDVKVDFANQESQLAFYGSMESSGQDIRDFYDIISERRTDETRRGSYHEFTSTERTYYDTVRTPGTYQEESRREYPARSREIYPDWDSYPADYYEQRYLDETREYRDYRDPYEQDIREYSYRQRERERERERFETDRDRDHGRPIERSQSPTHSRRPQSPAGSPAQSERIASDPERRIYSRSSDRSGSCSSLSPSRFDKLDKARAERFVKNEKIEKERTFDLERPDKDKRPPRKEKTEKEKPDRTKRNSKNHSPSSGSSETDQENDKEPSIEKQKCSKQQAKEKKEKDPAAKNRLDLMPCVVLTRVNEKEGKVFDPPLLEKAVKTKSDNESVKSPPLDQKLPIARIEQSKYEQTKVESVRNKVPKDKVLASHVEVVDKDAKQKGKKHMKTEPIEGADLDKLEARKRRFADVNLKCDRQKLEVRRSNQDEEDARMNSKKPLEASRELTVVREGDSERKGSRKDLLKRESRKARPDRLFSVNSPKDGQDPTSIGFPLRSNLDLQSRLGDPVDETFETPDTSGKKINIMKTFQRHVHLAEDLDKEAIQRSRDMLGLERSETEEKLAIDIDYTQSYRKQMEQSRKLKQQMELEMLKSEKFGSPNKETDEYERRSLVHEVGKPPQDVTDDSPPSKKKKADHLEFEIATKRERNYRSSRQISDEPERTSSPNMRLFPFHEDDDAIGSPRSLPIKEFRESPKVDEKMAFSNVPVKDDPFRIISSESIKKEQTGETAKVKSSVMSPDEEYCKWDNQIKQESNRVDISFPSNIVKRESIRKRSRDLEPGEVPSDSDEENDQKSHSPRVPSLLESSRFSFLSRDGEEKLRDREERLSSSLERNKFYSFALDKTITPDTKALLERAKSLSSSREENWSFLDWDPRFANFRSSKDKEKVDSAPRPIPSWYMKKKKIRTDSDGKMDDKKEDQKEEEQEKQELFASRFLHSSIFEQDSKRLQHLERKDDDTDINLVRPYGRQLSSDGLTSVPELVQEPVVLFHSRFVELTRMQQKEKEKEQRPKETEKPEEKEAQPRTPDPVPEPKERDLKSPSSLPTPAPSSHQETIPPTPEKIIPEKPPPEVLPSKDERPAEPLDPPPEEPKPHVSPPVVVDPSMPVEQIQVVEEVKEPLPPPPVNEAPLPDEHPSYLDTKPPTPGASFTDSNADALPEGETVTCNSSPSKPIAQIEDPSGACEENNSFTDSTCQKPDIVQELQLHVPENDVEAEPPTPVKEKNRCKNKRSNAADKPATRKSVRIDREKRNRSTSPRGEAPKQLEAKCEIERASRGTAKSPSSVPEPEISEPSLPVGRTRRRNVRSVYATTGDNDGQSSVKEAVETPRSTRKRIEKEPQEPPAVVPSTPRRGRPPKVRRKTGEEVSPIKAEAVRQEHDDTESKEQTESTKPTEGWRSPRSQKIVQSHSLVSSGQNKKGKMDSKLPHDISGESNEEGNEVREQTVEDTAKLVKEETNVDVKHEQKETETDKIPVENPSAEMLEKKVLEKAPKSKGGRSKSAKTVVRLKNVEIRLNVDEVKGALRPLEDAEQIAISPVNIKSTQKEENAPPPFSEKPEVSFPETSNVDVVPEPQVSPEAVQLARQIELEQAVENIEKITETSDVPNYKDAQGGEVAEGRSEEDGDKPGHQANETELALAIGSIIYISTDAESFPAAPTYPPEGETELPAPPAVPSTSQAEDMEPETDQAVNIILENDSTSGPESRSSVPAAPASEPEEVKEPEVSFSESSNSAQEAEPFRESEIAPKLKGRPKVTRPRRKKSSSKKIELVDDNIFVQDNLEDSTPRKDEKTTSDEGLNEKVIEALASSNPKREDHDTSQNCSEATSQDAEQDDDNVGQTNASRSPQALLIDDVSQSSLKLRSSTDNAPITPPSVSTPSIQLAASGKIALPVPAAALSHTGTAMISDWMMRHEDTATISTPPPALPPDTKASDVDTNSSTLRKILMEPKYVSSSSSTPTIVTSSIPEPVSVSHVEEPAVPPPVEPMKPISDDKPSVPLPKTIVPPAAEAPIFQEKGSAVTPKATSVISRTPPSFDLDDMPRIAVGKHSPQLQSAPPCIPSQKIIQRQNTSDNRSCMNMPVIEDRPTETGPSPGLRVNTSQGIMVLTYSGQKTEGPQRISAKISQIPPASAVDIEIQQSVSKTQIKQEPLTVSQILPKGSQTPTGYQPYNASPVISTIKQERISLEKPESSHITVPNTSSQSTAVKVLSQNTAPVLMHGQVGPTGKKLIDPKVEPKVLQCTSMSPGLSPHHSSLSGKIQSEANHIGSGSNTQADRTLPHIGIKQESLSPCTAGHSPSPYTRPCHPSVTASTALNSNASVMLAPGIPVSPYIPSMHPEQTVIMPPHSVTQPVSLSHLSQGDVRINTPPLPTMPYGIRQEALHSPRAAMQSQIDVRPQRSSTPQPAPIREMVLPTMSSQHGPEEEMHYHHPVSRGSAHVQSDVLVMQPDYRMPTSGIRIDPYGVTRDVRMMIHHQESRQSRTPEGPVKTPPINKTPQPGKDLIKQSDVKMPHSPHNDSRMLNVPPSGLNLSQPVVVPHGVPIMHPSGSSFHDFHQVYPEIRNYHTSAQLTHPQFAGASSILQSRSLTPSQVGPDAEHSHSNQPGRNKTPQVSQDCKIAPPSVSEQAHHASINRHTGQMEPHIQHLQRSADTSQVSYPSPGAISIKSELPSPHQSQTVQKHSVFMTPSISALSRTEVQSVPKQDPPQRSVDMVQLLTKYPIVWQGLLALKNDTAAVQLHFVSGNNVLAHRSLPAPEGGPPLRIAQRMRLEATQLDGVARRMTVESDYCLLLALPCGRDQEDVVNQTESLKSAFITYLQAKQAAGIINVPNPGSNQPAYVLQIFPPCEFSESHLSHLAPDLLASISNISPHLMIVIASV, from the exons TGATTCAAGCAGCAGTTCTAGTGACGAGTCTCCAGCAAGGTCGGTGCAGTCTGCAGCCGTTCCAGCACCTCCTTCCCAGCCACTCCTCTCTCTGGATAAAGATGAACCACGCAAAAGTTTTGGTATCAAAGTTCAGAATCTACCCGTCCGCTCCACAG aTACGAGCCTTAAAGATGGGCTTTTtcatgaatttaaaaaatacGGAAAGGTGACATCTGTCCAGATTCACGGTGTTTCAGAGGAGCGTTATGGACTGGTGTTTTTTAGACAACAGGAAGATCAGGAAAAAGCACTTAATGCATCAAAAGCCAAACTCTTCTTTGGCATGCAAATCGAAGTGACCGCTTGGGTAGGACCAG AAACTGAAAGTGAGAATGAATTCCGACCTTTGGATGAGCGAATAGACGAATTTCACCCAAAAGCAACCCGGACTCTCTTTATTGGTAACTTGGAGAAAACTACCACTCACCTTGAACTTCACAATATCTTCCAGCGTTTTGGGGAAATAGTG GATATTGACGTGAAGAAAGTGAACGGGGTCCCTCAGTATGCATTCCTGCAGTACTGCGATATTGCAAGCGTCTGTAAAGCCATTAAGAAGATGGATGGCGAGTACCTGGGGAATAACCGGCTAAAG CTGGGATTTGGGAAAAGTATGCCAACCAATTGTGTATGGATAGATGGCCTTTCTGCTAATGTCACTGATCAGTATTTAACACGACATTTTTGCCGTTATGGACCAGTGGTAAAG GTGGTGTTTGATCGATTTAAAGGCATGGCCCTGGTACTCTACAATGAGATTGAATATGCCCAAGCAGCTGTAAAAGAGACCAAGGGGAGGAAGATTGGTGGGAATGACGTTAAG GTGGATTTTGCAAACCAAGAAAGTCAGCTGGCTTTTTATGGTTCTATGGAATCATCTGGCCAAGATATACGAGATTTCTATGACATCATCTCTGAACGAAG AACTGATGAAACCAGAAGGGGATCTTATCACGAATTCACCTCCACAGAGAGAACATATTATGACACCGTTCGAACACCGGGAACATACCAAGAGGAATCAAGACGAGAGTATCCTGCAAGAAGTAGAGAAATTTACCCAGATTGGGACTCCTACCCAGCAGATTACTATGAACAGCGTTACCTTGACGAAACACGCGAGTACAGAGATTATAGGGACCCGTATGAACAGGATATTCGTGAATACAGCTATCGTCAGAGAGAGCGTGaaagggaaagagagagattTGAAACAGATAGAGACCGTGATCATGGACGGCCGATTGAACGCAGCCAAAGTCCAACTCATTCCAGAAGACCTCAAAGTCCAGCGGGGTCTCCAGCACAGTCTGAAAGGATTGCAAGTGATCCTGAGCGCAGAATCTATAGCCGCTCATCTGATCGAAGCGGTAGTTGTAGTTCTCTTTCTCCTTCACGATTTGACAAACTGGACAAAGCTCGTGCAGAACGCTTTGTCAAGAATGAAAAAATTGAAAAGGAACGCACTTTTGATTTAGAAAGACCTGATAAAGATAAAAGGCCACCACggaaagaaaagacagagaaagagaaaCCTGACCGGACAAAGCGAAATTCTAAAAATCATTCACCAAGCTCTGGGTCTTCAGAGACTGATCAAGAAAACGATAAGGAGCCCAGCATAGAAAAACAGAAGTGTAGTAAACAACAagccaaagaaaagaaagagaaggaTCCAGCTGCTAAAAACCGCTTGGATCTTATGCCTTGTGTAGTTCTTACCAGAGTCAATGAAAAAGAAGgcaaagtatttgatcccccttTACTTGAGAAAGCAGTAAAGACTAAATCAGACAATGAATCTGTTAAATCCCCACCTCTAGATCAGAAATTGCCAATTGCTCGAATTGAACAGTCTAAGTATGAGCAGACCAAGGTTGAAAGCGTTCGAAATAAAGTGCCAAAAGACAAGGTGCTTGCTAGCCACGTAGAAGTTGTAGACAAAGATGCTAAACAAAAAGGTAAGAAGCATATGAAGACAGAACCCATTGAAGGGGCTGATCTCGACAAGCTAGAAGCGCGAAAAAGAAGGTTTGCAGACGTTAATTTAAAGTGTGACCGACAAAAGCTGGAAGTAAGAAGGAGCAACCAAGATGAGGAAGATGCACGGATGAATTCAAAAAAGCCTCTTGAAGCCTCAAGAGAACTTACCGTGGTTCGTGAAGGAGACTCTGAAAGGAAAGGCTCCAGAAAAGATCTTTTGAAAAGGGAGTCCAGAAAAGCCAGACCTGACAGACTTTTTTCAGTAAATAGTCCTAAAGATGGGCAAGATCCAACATCCATTGGATTCCCTTTACGTTCTAACTTAGATTTGCAGTCTCGTTTGGGAGACCCGGTTGATGAGACATTTGAAACACCTGACACTTCTGGAAAAAAGATAAACATAATGAAAACATTTCAGCGGCACGTGCACTTAGCGGAGGATCTTGATAAAGAAGCTATCCAGAGATCCAGAGATATGTTGGGTCTGGAGAGAAGTGAGACTGAAGAGAAACTCGCAATAGACATAGATTACACTCAGAGTTACAGAAAGCAAATGGAGCAAAGTCGCAAGCTTAAACAGCAGATGGAGTTGGAAATGTTGAAATCAGAAAAATTTGGAAGTCCAAACAAGGAAACTGATGAATACGAGAGACGGAGTCTTGTGCATGAAGTGGGTAAACCACCTCAAGATGTTACTGACGACTCTcctccaagtaaaaaaaaaaaggctgatcACTTGGAGTTTGAAATTGCCACAAAAAGGGAAAGAAATTATAGAAGTTCACGACAGATAAGTGATGAACCAGAAAGGACTTCTTCTCCAAACATGCGACTTTTTCCTTTTCATGAAGATGATGATGCGATTGGATCTCCGAGGTCATTGCCAATTAAAGAATTCAGAGAGTCGCCTAAGGTTGACGAGAAAATGGCTTTCTCAAATGTACCTGTTAAAGATGATCCTTTCAGGATAATCTCCAGTGAATCAATTAAGAAGGAACAAACAGGTGAAACAGCCAAAGTTAAGTCTTCCGTTATGAGTCCTGATGAAGAGTATTGCAAATGGGACAACCAGATCAAGCAAGAGAGCAACAGAGTCGACATAAGTTTTCCTAGCAATATTGTAAAGAGAGAGAGTATTCGGAAGCGCTCTAGGGATCTAGAACCTGGTGAGGTTCCCTCTGATTCTGATGAAGAAAATGATCAAAAGTCACATTCGCCCAGAGTTCCCTCACTGCTGGAAAGTTCAAGGTTTTCTTTTTTATCACGGGATGGGGAAGAAAAACTACGTGACAGAGAAGAACGGTTATCTAGCTCACTGGAAAGAAATAAATTCTACTCTTTTGCTTTGGATAAGACCATCACCCCTGATACAAAGGCCTTGCTTGAAAGGGCTAAATCTCTTTCATCATCTAGAGAAGAGAATTGGTCTTTTTTAGATTGGGATCCAAGATTTGCAAACTTTCGTAGCAGTAAAGACAAGGAGAAGGTCGACTCTGCTCCTAGACCAATCCCATCATGgtacatgaaaaagaaaaaaattagaaCGGATTCTGATGGTAAAATGGATGATAAGAAAGAAGATCAGAAAGAAGAAGAGCAGGAGAAACAAGAACTGTTTGCCTCCCGGTTTTTGCATAGTTCAATTTTTGAGCAAGACTCAAAACGTCTTCAACATCTGGAAAGAAAAGATGATGATACTGATATTAATCTTGTCCGACCATATGGAAGGCAGTTATCTTCCGATGGTTTAACTAGTGTGCCTGAGCTTGTGCAAGAGCCAGTTGTCCTTTTTCACAGTCGCTTTGTTGAACTGACAAGAATGCagcagaaagaaaaagaaaaagagcagCGACCCAAAGAGACAGAAAAGCCCGAAGAGAAGGAGGCACAGCCAAGAACTCCTGACCCTGTTCCTGAACCAAAGGAGCGAGATTTAAAATCTCCATCATCTTTGCCAACTCCAGCCCCATCTTCTCATCAAGAGACTATACCACCTACTCCGGAAAAAATAATACCTGAGAAACCACCACCTGAAGTTCTTCCTTCTAAAGATGAGAGGCCAGCAGAGCCATTAGATCCTCCACCAGAGGAGCCCAAACCTCATGTTTCTCCTCCTGTTGTTGTTGATCCATCAATGCCTGTAGAACAAATACAAGTTGTTGAAGAAGTAAAGGAACCCTTGCCACCCCCACCTGTTAATGAAGCTCCACTGCCTGATGAGCATCCTTCATATTTGGATACAAAGCCTCCTACTCCAGGTGCCTCTTTTACAGACTCAAATGCTGACGCTTTGCCAGAGGGGGAAACTGTCACGTGCAATAGCTCTCCTTCAAAGCCCATTGCACAAATAGAGGATCCAAGTGGAGCATGTGAAGAAAATAACTCATTTACAGATAGTACATGTCAGAAGCCTGATATTGTTCAAGAGTTGCAGTTACATGTTCCTGAAAATGATGTGGAAGCTGAGCCCCCCACTCCAGTAAAAGAGAAGAATCGCTGTAAAAACAAGAGATCAAATGCTGCAGACAAACCGGCAACAAGGAAAAGTGTCAGGATTGACCGTGAAAAACGCAATCGATCCACATCTCCTCGTGGCGAGGCACCAAAACAGTTGGAAGCTAAATGTGAGATTGAGCGTGCTTCACGGGGAACGGCAAAGTCACCAAGCTCAGTACCAGAACCTGAAATCTCAGAGCCCAGCTTGCCAGTAGGCAGAACAAGGCGCAGAAATGTTAGATCTGTTTATGCTACAACAGGGGACAATGATGGGCAATCATCTGTGAAAGAGGCTGTAGAGACACCGAGGTCAACTAGAAAGCGCATTGAGAAAGAACCCCAGGAGCCTCCTGCTGTTGTACCAAGCACACCAAGAAGAGGACGTCCTCCAAAGGTTCGGCGCAAAACTGGTGAGGAAGTATCTCCCATTAAAGCCGAAGCTGTAAGACAAGAACATGATGATACTGAAAGTAAAGAACAGACGGAATCTACAAAACCTACTGAGGGATGGCGTTCCCCGCGGTCCCAAAAAATTGTACAGTCTCATTCTCTGGTGTCTAGCGGTCAGAATAAAAAGGGAAAGATGGACTCTAAATTGCCTCATGATATTTCAGGAGAATCAAATGAGGAAGGTAATGAAGTTCGAGAACAGACTGTTGAAGACACGGCAAAATTGGTCAAGGAGGAAACTAATGTGGATGTTAAGCATGAGCAAAAAGAAACAGAGACTGATAAAATTCCCGTGGAGAACCCCAGTGCTGAAATGTTGGAAAAGAAAGTTCTAGAAAAAGCACCAAAATCCAAAGGTGGACGATCAAAGAGTGCAAAAACTGTTGTGCGTTTAAAAAATGTGGAAATACGTCTTAATGTAGATGAGGTGAAGGGAGCTTTGAGACCACTTGAGGATGCTGAGCAAATAGCCATCTCTCCTGTTAATATTAAAAGCACTCAAAAAGAAGAGAATGCACCACCACCTTTTTCAGAGAAACCAGAGGTGTCTTTTCCAGAAACATCTAATGTAGATGTAGTTCCAGAACCACAAGTTTCACCTGAAGCAGTACAGCTGGCCCGACAGATAGAACTTGAGCAAGCTGTAGAGAACATTGAAAAGATAACTGAAACCTCTGATGTTCCCAATTACAAAGATGCCCAAGGTGGGGAAGTAGCAGAAGGACGCTCGGAGGAGGATGGAGACAAACCTGGTCACCAGGCAAATGAAACTGAGTTGGCGTTGGCTATTggatctataatatatatttctacTGATGCAGAAAGCTTTCCTGCAGCACCAACATATCCACCTGAAGGTGAGACAGAGCTCCCTGCTCCTCCTGCTGTCCCTTCAACTTCTCAAGCAGAAGACATGGAACCTGAGACAGACCAGGCAGTAAACATAATTTTAGAGAATGACTCTACCAGTGGTCCTGAGAGTAGATCATCAGTTCCTGCTGCACCAGCTTCAGAACCTGAAGAAGTCAAAGAACCAGAGGTCAGTTTTAGCGAGTCTTCAAATTCTGCCCAGGAAGCCGAACCTTTCAGAGAATCAGAAATTGCTCCGAAACTAAAGGGGAGGCCTAAGGTGACTCGTCCAAGGCGTAAAAAGTCATCAAGCAAAAAGATAGAACTAGTAGACGACAATATCTTTGTACAAGACAATCTTGAAGACAGTACTCCCAGAAAAGATGAAAAGACCACATCAGATGAAGGGCTAAATGAGAAGGTTATTGAAGCTTTAGCTTCTTCAAACCCTAAAAGAGAAGATCATGATACAAGCCAGAATTGTTCAGAGGCAACCTCTCAGGACGCTGAACAAGATGATGATAATGTGGGACAAACCAATGCCAGCCGTTCACCACAAGCCCTTCTTATTGATGATGTCAGTCAGAGCAGTTTAAAGTTGCGTTCAAGTACTGATAATGCCCCTATTACACCACCTAGTGTCAGCACTCCTTCAATTCAGTTAGCTGCATCAGGAAAGATAGCATTACCCGTGCCTGCTGCTGCTTTATCTCATACAGGAACAGCAATGATTTCTGACTGGATGATGAGACATGAAGATACTGCAACCATTTCTACTCCGCCTCCTGCTTTGCCTCCAGATACTAAGGCCTCAGATGTTGATACAAATTCCAGCACCTTAAGGAAGATTCTAATGGAGCCAAAATATGTCTCATCATCTAGCAGTACACCAACAATTGTAACTTCATCTATCCCTGAACCTGTGTCTGTTTCACATGTAGAAGAACCTGCTGTTCCACCTCCTGTAGAACCTATGAAACCTATTTCTGATGACAAGccttctgttcctcttccaaaGACAATAGTACCTCCTGCAGCAGAAGCGCCCATTTTTCAGGAAAAGGGGTCCGCAGTGACTCCAAAAGCCACCTCTGTAATTAGTAGAACACCTCCCAGCTTTGATCTGGATGATATGCCAAGAATTGCTGTGGGAAAACATTCTCCTCAGCTTCAATCTGCCCCACCCTGTATTCCTTCTCAGAAGATTATACAAAGACAAAATACAAGTGATAATCGATCCTGCATGAATATGCCCGTCATTGAAGACCGTCCCACTGAAACTGGACCTAGTCCTGGCCTGAGAGTGAATACATCACAAGGGATAATGGTCTTAACTTACTCTGGCCAAAAAACTGAGGGTCCTCAGAGGATAAGTGCAAAAATCAGCCAGATTCCTCCGGCAAGTGCTGTTGACATTGAGATACAACAGTCTGTATCAAAAACGCAAATTAAACAGGAGCCTCTCACTGTATCTCAGATACTCCCAAAAGGCTCTCAAACACCCACGGGCTATCAACCATACAATGCCTCTCCTGTTATATCTACCATAAAACAAGAGCGCATTTCTTTAGAAAAGCCAGAGTCAAGTCACATTACTGTTCCAAACACATCATCTCAATCCACAGCTGTTAAAGTGCTTTCCCAAAACACTGCCCCAGTGCTAATGCACGGCCAAGTGGGACCTACAGGCAAGAAGCTCATTGACCCCAAAGTGGAGCCGAAAGTTCTTCAGTGTACAAGTATGAGCCCTGGTCTGAGTCCTCATCATTCTTCCTTGTCTGGCAAAATACAATCGGAAGCAAATCATATTGGTTCTGgatcaaacacacaggcagatcgGACTCTTCCACATATAGGAATTAAACAGGAATCACTTTCGCCCTGCACTGCAGGCCATTCTCCATCTCCTTATACCAGACCTTGCCATCCCAGTGTTACAGCTTCAACTGCCTTAAATAGCAATGCCTCAGTCATGTTGGCTCCAGGGATTCCTGTGTCCCCTTACATACCCAGCATGCACCCGGAACAGACCGTTATTATGCCTCCACACAGTGTAACACAACCTGTGTCTCTTAGCCATTTATCGCAAGGGGATGTGAGAATAAACACCCCACCTTTGCCCACAATGCCTTATGGCATTCGGCAAGAAGCACTTCATTCTCCCAGAGCAGCTATGCAGTCTCAAATAGATGTCCGACCGCAGAGATCCAGCACCCCACAGCCAGCACCTATTAGAGAAATGGTACTTCCTACAATGTCTTCCCAGCATGGCCCTGAAGAGGAGATGCACTACCACCATCCAGTTTCTAGAGGCTCGGCCCATGTCCAGTCAGACGTACTGGTCATGCAGCCCGATTACCGCATGCCTACATCAGGAATTCGTATAGATCCATATGGTGTTACCCGTGATGTCCGTATGATGATACACCATCAGGAGTCTAGACAATCCAGGACCCCTGAGGGACCTGTCAAGACACCTCCCATCAATAAGACGCCACAGCCTGGGAAGGACTTGATCAAGCAATCAGATGTAAAAATGCCCCATTCACCACACAACGATTCCCGAATGCTAAATGTTCCTCCAAGTGGACTAAATCTATCTCAGCCAGTTGTAGTACCTCATGGTGTGCCTATAATGCACCCTTCTGGGAGTTCTTTTCATGATTTCCACCAAGTCTACCCAGAAATACGGAACTACCATACAAGTGCCCAGCTCACCCATCCCCAGTTTGCTGGAGCATCATCCATCTTGCAGTCTCGGAGTTTGACCCCATCACAG GTTGGACCAGACGCAGAGCATTCACATTCAAACCAGCCTGGACGCAACAAAACTCCTCAGGTGAGCCAGGACTGCAAAATAGCTCCACCTTCTGTTAGTGAACAGGCTCACCATGCCTCCATTAATCGGCACACTGGACAAATGGAACCTCATATTCAACACCTTCAGAGATCTGCAGACACTTCTCAAGTTTCCTATCCATCTCCTGGAGCAATCAGCATAAAATCCGAGCTGCCATCTCCTCACCAGTCCCAAACTGTTCAGAAGCATTCTGTATTCATGACTCCAAGCATCAGTGCCCTCTCCAGAACGGAAGTCCAATCTGTTCCCAAACAAGACCCTCCCCAGCGATCAGTCGACATGGTACAACTCTTAACG AAATATCCAATTGTGTGGCAAGGACTCTTGGCACTGAAGAATGACACGGCTGCTGTGCAGCTGCACTTCGTTTCTGGGAATAATGTTTTGGCCCACAGGTCATTACCAGCGCCAGAGGGAGGCCCACCCTTGAGAATCGCACAGCGCATGAGGCTTGAGGCCACTCAGCTGGATGGAGTTGCTCGTAGAATGACG GTGGAGAGTGATTACTGCTTGTTACTCGCACTTCCATGTGGCCGTGACCAGGAGGATGTGGTGAATCAGACAGAATCGCTGAAGTCTGCGTTTATAACATACCTGCAAGCTAAGCAAGCAGCTGGGATCATCAATGTCCCAAACCCTGGATCTAATCAG CCAGCGTATGTTCTGCAAATCTTCCCACCGTGTGAATTCTCGGAAAGCCACCTGTCTCATCTAGCGCCTGACCTGTTAGCCAGCATTTCCAACATCTCTCCTCACCTCATGATCGTCATTGCATCAGTATGA